The proteins below come from a single Chrysiogenia bacterium genomic window:
- a CDS encoding DUF4440 domain-containing protein: MGAQANKLYEVSANTKQEVEDFILFWMDEISHNDPERPTALYAEDGMLWPTFSETLRTTREGILDYFKFFTALPNLKAELNQLEIRKVVESYCTSGVYTFTHNDSKGELRTIPARFTITLRPNPKAPHGWEILNHHSSTIPGPPPPL, translated from the coding sequence ATGGGCGCCCAGGCAAACAAATTGTACGAAGTATCCGCCAATACGAAACAGGAAGTCGAAGACTTCATCCTCTTCTGGATGGATGAGATCTCGCACAACGACCCGGAGCGCCCCACGGCCCTGTATGCCGAGGACGGGATGCTCTGGCCGACGTTTTCGGAGACCCTGCGTACCACCCGTGAGGGAATCCTCGACTACTTCAAGTTCTTCACGGCGCTTCCCAACCTGAAGGCCGAGCTCAACCAGCTCGAGATCCGCAAGGTGGTCGAGAGCTACTGCACGAGCGGTGTCTATACCTTCACGCACAACGACAGCAAGGGCGAGCTGCGCACAATTCCCGCGCGCTTTACCATTACGCTGCGTCCCAATCCCAAGGCGCCGCACGGCTGGGAGATCCTCAACCACCACAGCTCCACGATTCCTGGGCCGCCGCCACCGCTTTGA
- a CDS encoding DoxX family protein has protein sequence MDWLYSQELRDKARDGGLLLLRLCIGSMMLFGHGWGKLANFSEVVPKFPGLFGMSPSLALAMAIGAEVGCSALLMLGAATRLAAIPLAFTMLVAVLVVHGGDPWAKKEFALLYLVPALTLLLTGAGRWSVDAALWPRIEEKLKAR, from the coding sequence ATGGACTGGTTGTATTCACAGGAACTCAGGGACAAGGCCCGCGACGGCGGGCTGCTGCTGCTGCGTCTTTGCATCGGCTCGATGATGCTGTTCGGACACGGCTGGGGGAAGCTGGCGAATTTTTCCGAGGTCGTGCCGAAGTTTCCCGGCCTGTTCGGGATGAGCCCCTCGCTGGCGCTGGCAATGGCCATCGGGGCGGAGGTGGGCTGCTCGGCGCTCCTCATGCTGGGCGCGGCCACGCGGCTGGCGGCGATCCCGCTGGCATTTACCATGCTGGTGGCAGTGCTCGTGGTGCATGGGGGCGACCCCTGGGCCAAGAAAGAGTTCGCGCTGCTCTACCTGGTGCCGGCCCTCACATTGCTGCTTACCGGGGCCGGTCGCTGGTCGGTGGATGCCGCCCTCTGGCCGCGAATCGAGGAGAAACTCAAGGCGCGTTGA
- a CDS encoding succinylglutamate desuccinylase/aspartoacylase family protein codes for MSPPPKKPREPFTIAGTQVRAGKRQRIELPVARLPTGTPLSLPITVVHGSAEGPVCWLSAAIHGDELNGVEIIRRVLEEVSSKTINGTILATPIVNVFGFIEQTRYLPDRRDLNRMFPGSPRGSLGSRLAALFMREVVSRSQFGIDLHTASNNRTNLPQVRANLDDEETSRLAEAFGAIVTLHAGERDGSLRQAASRKGIPTLLYEAGEAQRFNEEAIEAGVAGVLRVLHALEMTSVDVPSPEGPLLRARSSHWARASTSGILGLTVGLGDPVEEGQPLGRIRDAFGEGRAVMRARRAGRIIGMTTNPLVHRGEAVLHIAHT; via the coding sequence ATGTCTCCACCGCCCAAAAAACCGCGTGAACCGTTCACCATTGCGGGTACGCAGGTGCGTGCGGGAAAACGCCAGCGCATCGAGCTGCCGGTGGCGCGTCTGCCGACAGGGACGCCGCTTTCGCTGCCGATCACCGTTGTGCACGGGAGCGCGGAGGGGCCCGTCTGCTGGCTGAGCGCCGCGATTCATGGGGATGAACTCAACGGGGTCGAGATCATCCGGCGCGTGCTCGAAGAGGTGAGCTCCAAGACCATTAACGGCACGATTCTCGCGACGCCCATCGTCAACGTCTTTGGTTTCATTGAGCAGACGCGCTACCTGCCCGATCGCCGGGATCTCAACCGCATGTTCCCGGGCTCACCGCGCGGGTCGCTGGGCTCGCGCCTGGCGGCGCTGTTCATGCGCGAGGTGGTCAGCCGTTCGCAGTTCGGCATCGATCTGCATACCGCTTCAAACAACCGGACCAATCTTCCGCAGGTGCGCGCAAATCTCGATGATGAGGAAACCTCCCGCCTGGCCGAGGCATTCGGCGCGATTGTGACGCTCCACGCGGGCGAGCGCGACGGGTCGCTGCGTCAGGCGGCCTCGCGCAAGGGAATTCCGACACTGCTCTATGAAGCGGGGGAAGCCCAGCGCTTCAACGAGGAGGCCATCGAAGCGGGCGTCGCCGGTGTGCTGCGCGTGCTGCACGCGCTGGAGATGACCAGTGTCGACGTGCCTTCTCCGGAGGGCCCGCTGCTTCGCGCGCGCAGCAGCCACTGGGCGCGCGCCTCCACGAGCGGGATCCTCGGTCTCACGGTGGGGCTGGGCGATCCGGTCGAAGAGGGGCAGCCGCTCGGTCGCATCCGTGATGCGTTCGGCGAGGGCCGGGCCGTGATGCGTGCGCGTCGTGCGGGACGAATCATCGGAATGACTACCAACCCGCTCGTCCATCGCGGCGAAGCGGTGCTTCACATTGCACACACGTGA
- a CDS encoding DUF3299 domain-containing protein, with protein MTQTPKKGWWLKPALMGAVGAALVTWIVQAQMAEERRLMEAPAAPIPRGSAFLQPAADAPPRPGPGEEVPADFRTPDLASISAPGAPDKNGYLSVPIPYLAGFEWEKPQRAGVFEMQQSDAPQSYELKVPDELLAFDGKKVAVEGFMIPLDASMEGVRRFAMVPSRAACCWGVKPDVDEWVIADMGEERRATLYKDMRVTAYGTLRVRPETDEDGWLVGVFSMECDRLRGPFER; from the coding sequence ATGACACAGACTCCCAAAAAAGGCTGGTGGCTCAAGCCCGCGCTCATGGGCGCGGTGGGTGCGGCACTGGTCACGTGGATCGTCCAGGCGCAGATGGCCGAGGAACGCCGCCTCATGGAAGCGCCGGCAGCCCCCATCCCGCGAGGGAGCGCTTTTCTTCAGCCCGCCGCCGACGCGCCGCCCAGGCCCGGCCCCGGCGAGGAAGTCCCCGCGGATTTTCGCACGCCCGACCTGGCGAGCATCAGCGCGCCGGGCGCGCCCGACAAGAACGGCTATCTCAGCGTGCCGATCCCCTACCTCGCCGGCTTCGAGTGGGAGAAGCCCCAGCGCGCGGGCGTCTTCGAGATGCAACAGAGCGACGCGCCCCAGTCCTATGAACTCAAAGTTCCCGACGAACTGCTCGCCTTTGACGGCAAAAAAGTCGCCGTTGAGGGCTTCATGATTCCGCTCGATGCCTCGATGGAGGGGGTGCGCCGCTTCGCAATGGTGCCCAGCCGCGCGGCCTGCTGCTGGGGCGTCAAACCCGACGTCGATGAGTGGGTGATCGCCGACATGGGCGAGGAGCGCCGCGCGACGCTCTACAAGGACATGCGGGTCACCGCTTACGGGACCTTGCGGGTTCGTCCCGAGACCGATGAGGACGGCTGGCTGGTCGGCGTCTTCAGCATGGAGTGCGACCGGCTCAGAGGACCGTTTGAGCGCTAG
- a CDS encoding ABC transporter permease, with product MGVGFLVGRSLRRHKVSSGVAIASIALAAGLVMAVFSIQAQALRAFTSGAGTFDAVLGARGSKLQLVLNSVFHLETSAGNIPWSIYQRIKDDPRVELAIPYAVGDNYQGHRIVGTTDEIFTKFEPAEGKTLELLPGGRPFDPGRREAVIGETVARRTGLKIGMEFEPYHGLHFDEAQRHAEDYVVVGIFKATGTPVDRVIWIPIEGVYRMTGHVLRGSGETFVPDPTQPIPEEHKEVSSVLIKFTSASYGFALDQAINLQGKTATLAWPIGAVMSDLFEKIGWAHLVLQAIAYLVVLVAIASVLASLYGSLTQRRRDFAILRALGARRRTVFSVLVLESTVIAALGSVLGYGVYFVIVTLAGNLMHEQIGVVLEIFRYHPALAFVPVGFTGLGVLAGLLPGYEAYRTDVASNLTPVS from the coding sequence GTGGGCGTCGGCTTTCTGGTCGGGCGCAGCCTGCGCCGCCACAAGGTCTCCAGCGGCGTGGCCATCGCTTCGATTGCGCTGGCGGCCGGGCTCGTCATGGCCGTGTTCTCGATTCAGGCGCAGGCGCTTCGCGCCTTCACCTCTGGTGCCGGGACATTCGATGCGGTGCTGGGCGCGCGCGGCTCGAAGTTGCAGCTCGTGCTCAATTCTGTCTTTCACCTCGAAACTTCCGCGGGGAACATTCCTTGGAGCATCTACCAGCGCATCAAGGACGATCCGCGCGTGGAGCTGGCGATTCCCTACGCCGTCGGCGACAACTACCAGGGGCACCGCATTGTCGGCACCACTGATGAGATCTTTACGAAGTTCGAGCCGGCCGAGGGCAAGACACTGGAGCTGCTTCCGGGCGGGCGCCCCTTCGATCCGGGCCGACGCGAGGCCGTCATCGGCGAGACGGTCGCCCGGCGCACCGGGCTCAAGATCGGCATGGAGTTCGAGCCCTACCACGGCCTGCACTTCGACGAAGCCCAGCGCCACGCCGAGGACTATGTGGTGGTCGGGATCTTCAAGGCCACCGGCACGCCGGTCGATCGGGTGATCTGGATTCCCATCGAGGGCGTCTACCGCATGACCGGCCACGTGCTGCGCGGCAGCGGTGAAACCTTTGTCCCAGATCCCACGCAGCCCATCCCCGAGGAACACAAGGAAGTGAGCTCCGTGCTGATCAAATTCACTTCGGCCTCATACGGATTTGCGCTCGATCAGGCCATCAACCTGCAGGGCAAGACCGCGACGCTGGCCTGGCCCATCGGCGCGGTGATGAGCGATCTCTTCGAGAAAATCGGCTGGGCGCATCTGGTGTTGCAGGCCATCGCCTATCTGGTCGTGCTGGTGGCCATCGCGTCGGTGCTTGCCAGCCTCTACGGCTCGCTCACCCAGCGACGGCGGGACTTCGCCATTTTGCGTGCGCTGGGGGCGCGTCGGCGCACGGTCTTCTCGGTGCTGGTGCTCGAATCGACCGTCATCGCCGCGCTCGGCAGCGTGCTGGGCTACGGAGTCTACTTCGTGATCGTGACGCTGGCGGGCAACCTGATGCACGAGCAGATCGGCGTCGTGCTCGAAATCTTCCGCTATCACCCGGCGCTGGCCTTCGTGCCGGTGGGCTTCACCGGGCTCGGCGTGCTCGCCGGTCTCCTGCCGGGCTATGAGGCCTATCGCACGGACGTGGCGAGCAACCTCACGCCGGTGTCCTGA
- a CDS encoding ABC transporter ATP-binding protein, whose product MAVQALKIAELKKSYVDPAGDSQCVLDVRKFELAAGEQVALRGTSGCGKTTFLHLISGIVQADEGEILVAGTDIAALGESARDRYRAEHIGYVFQSFNLLQGLTAVENVMLGMAFGAGSDEARARELLDRVGLAGRTGYFPNQLSIGQQQRVALARALCGAPQLVLADEPTGNLDPHHAGESLALIRELCREQGAALLLVTHDERISAQFERSEDLMRLNRAVSDLEGVA is encoded by the coding sequence ATGGCAGTGCAGGCGCTCAAGATCGCGGAGCTCAAGAAGAGCTACGTCGACCCCGCCGGGGACTCGCAGTGCGTGCTCGATGTGCGCAAATTCGAATTGGCCGCGGGCGAGCAGGTGGCCCTGCGCGGCACGAGCGGCTGCGGCAAGACGACCTTCCTGCATCTGATCTCGGGCATCGTGCAGGCCGACGAGGGCGAGATCCTCGTTGCCGGCACGGACATCGCCGCGCTCGGCGAGAGCGCGCGTGATCGCTATCGCGCCGAGCACATCGGTTACGTCTTTCAGAGTTTCAATCTGCTGCAGGGGCTCACCGCGGTTGAGAACGTGATGCTGGGTATGGCGTTCGGGGCGGGCAGTGATGAAGCGCGCGCCCGCGAGCTGCTCGACCGGGTCGGGCTTGCCGGGCGCACGGGTTATTTTCCCAATCAGCTCTCCATCGGACAGCAGCAGCGCGTTGCGCTTGCGCGCGCACTTTGTGGGGCGCCACAACTCGTCCTGGCCGATGAACCCACCGGCAATCTCGATCCCCATCACGCGGGCGAATCGCTCGCGCTCATTCGCGAACTCTGTAGGGAGCAGGGTGCGGCGCTGCTTCTGGTAACCCATGACGAGCGCATCTCCGCGCAGTTCGAGCGTAGCGAGGACCTCATGCGCCTCAACCGCGCGGTGAGCGATCTGGAGGGCGTGGCGTGA